CAATGCAGGTCCGGGTGCGGACGGGGGTGGCGCGTCGCCGTGCGCGTGGATCCATCCCCGTCCTTTCCCGGATAGCGCCTCGCGGCGCCCCGCTCGAATCACCCACGCCGACGTGGTCAGCGTGTTTTAAGCCGTAGTAAACTCTACGCCACTTTTCGGTGTTTTTGTACTTGCCCGCTCAGCACGCTTATCGACGCCCGTCCCGGGCGCCCTGGAGCTTACCCGGCCCCTAGTCCGCGGCGTCGGAGTGGATGTCGATCTTCCACCCCGTCAACCGCGCCGCCAGGCGGGCGTTCTGCCCTTCCTTGCCGATGGCGAGCGAAAGCTGGTAATCCGGCACCGTTACCTTCGCCTGCTGCGCCTCGCGGTCGAGCACCTCCACGCGCACGACCTTGGACGGCGCGAGCGAGTTTCCGACGTACTGTGCCGGGTCCTCGGAGTAGTTGATAATGTCAATCTTCTCGCCGCCGAGCTCGCGCATCACCTCGGACACGCGCGCCCCCCGCGGGCCGATGCAGGCACCCTTGGCGTTGATGCCCTTGACGGTGCCGCGCACGGCGATCTTGGAACGGTGCCCCGCCTCCCGGGCGATGGAGACGATCTCGACGGCGCCGTCGGCGACCTCGGGGACCTCGAGGGCGAACAGGCCGCGCACCAGTTCGGGATGCGTGCGCGAGAGGTTGACCTGGACGTTGCGCTCGCCCTTGTTCACACCGACCACGTAGGCCTTGACGCGGTCGCCGTGCTTCAGGCGCTCGCCCGGGATCTGCTCGGCGGGCAGAAGAATGCCGTCCTGCGGGTCCTGCTCCGTACCGAGCTGGACAACGATGATGCCCCGCGACTCCGCGGTGACATCACGCTGGACAACCCCGGAGACGACCGTCCCCTCGAAGCCGGAGTAGGCGGAAAAGACGCGCCCGGCTTCCTCCTGCCTCATGCGGCGCAGGATGGCGTCTCGCACCGCGTCCGCTCCGATACGGGAAAAGTTCACGGGCGTGACGTCCTTTTCGGAAACGACCACGCCGTCTTCGTCGAGGGTACTGAGCAGGACCGCAACATCGCCGGTCTCGGTGTCGATGTCGATCCGCGCCTTTTCGTTCTCCGCCGCCGGCGCCTCGCGGTTGACACGGTAGGCGCGCAGGAGCGCCTCGGCGATGGTGGTGAGCAGGTCCTGTACCCCGATGCCGTGCTGCTCCTCGATGGTGCGCAGCGCGCGCATGTCGATATTCACTTATTCTCCCTCTCCACGGGAGGCCGCGGAGGCGGCCTCGTCGAACGACTGCTCCGCCAGCTCGATCTCCCCGGCCGGCGGATTGCTGAACTCAACTTCTACCACCGCCCCGGCCAGATCGGAAACCGCCCGAAGCTCCACCATCGGCCCGCCGGAAGCAGGTGCGATGAGCACCACGGTGCGTTCCTCCTCGTCGAGGGCTCCGACGCGGTAGGTCGCCTCGCCGACCTTGACCTTCCGGCCCCGGTTCCGGCGCCAGTGGCGCGGCTGCGTCAACGGCAGGTCGACGCCGGGGGTCGTCACCTCCAGGGTGTACCCGGCGCCGAAATTGAGCTCCCCGGCGGCCTCGTGGGCGTCGAAAAGCTCGCTGATCTCGTTCGATACCTCCTCGAGCTCGTCGAGCGTGGGGCGCGTATCCGAATCGAGGGCCACCACCACCTGGGACTTCTTGCCCGCCTTGACGGTGCGCACCTCCTCGATGTCCATCCCCCGGCGCTCGGCGAGGGGCCGGATCAGTTCGGTGAGGGTCTCGATTCCGGGAAATGCCATGCGCACCAGCCTATCGTGTACGGTTTCCGGGGTGAAGTTCTCCCGCCTCGCGTTTGTGCCCCTCTGCCTGGTGCTCGCCTCCTGCTCGCTGCTCGGCCCGCGCCCGAACGAGGAGGTTACCGCCCTGGCCCGGCAGGCGGAGGCCGACGCCGCAGCCCTGGGGGCCGACCCGGCGGCCGGCCTCAGGGCGGAGCAGGCCGAGCAGCTCTACGCGGAAGTGACCCGCTTGTGCGGCACCGACGAGGCGGGCGACGCCCCGGAATCCTGCGCCATCGAACGCGGCCCCGGCGAGGCCACCGGCGTGAGCGATGCCGCCGCCCTGGCAGCGGCCGCCCCGACCGCGGGGGCGCGGGCGGCGAAGGCGGTACCGGCGGAAACCGTCGACCTCGTCGTCGCGCAGGCGATTGACGCCACCGCCGCCGAGCCCGTCGATCTGCCTTTTCTCGGGGTCGACACTGACGCCGACGTGGACGCGGCGCGTGTCCAGCTAGCGCGCGAGCACGCCTTCGACTACGCGCTCGGCGTGGCGCTCGCCTTCAGCGACGACGCCACCGCTGAGCGCATTGCACAGCTGCGCGACGCCGCCTCGGACCGGCGCGCCTACCTCGTGCGCCTTCTGAAGGAGACGGGTGAGGTCCCCGTCTCCGAGCCCGGCTACGAGCTGCCGGAGGCAGAACCCACCGACGCCGCCTCCGCAGCGCAGCTTGTCGAGCGCCTCAACTCCACCCTCGTCGCCCAGTGGCGAGAGACGGCCGCCGCCGGGGCCTCCGAGCCGTGGATCACCGCCGCGATCTCGCTCGCCGCCCAGGCCCAGCGGGCCTAGGGCCCGGCTACCCGGCCAGCAGCTCGCGCAGCTTCTCGACGACCTGACCAGCCGCCACCTCAAGGGTCTCCCCGCCCCGGATGCGCAGCTCGACCTTACCCTCGGCAAAGGAGCGCCCCAGGATCACGATGTAGGGCATGCCCAGGAGCTCGGCGTCCTTGAACTTCACGCCCGGGGAAACCTTGGGCCGGTCGTCGAAAAGCACCTCGAGCCCGGCTGCACTGAGCTCCTCCACGAGCCGCTCGCCCGCCTCCAGCGCGGCGGCGTCCTTGTTCGCCACGGCGACGTGCACCTGGTAGGGCGCGATGGCCGCCGGCCAGACGAGGCCCTTCTCGTCGTGGCGCTGCTCCGCGACGACAGCCATCATGCGCGAGACGCCGATCCCGTAGGAGCCCATGGTCGGGGTGGCGCGCTTGCCGTTCTCGTCGAGGATCTGCACGTCCATGGCCTCGGTGTACTTGCGCCCGAGCTGGAAGATGTGCCCCAGCTCAATGCCGCGCGCGAGCTTGACGGTGCCGTTGCCGCTGGGCGAGGGGTCCCCCTCACGGATCTCCGCTGCCTCGAGGTAGGCGTCGACCTCGAAGTCGCGCCCCGCGACGAGGCCGACGACGTGGCGCTGGGGCGCGTCCGCGCCGGTGATCCACGAGCTGCCCGCCACCACGCGCGGGTCGGCGTAGACCTTCACACCGTTCGCCGCGAGCGCGCGGGGGCCAACGTAACCTTTGACCAGGAAGTCGTGCGCGGCGAAATCCTCCTCGCTGGCCAGCTCAAACGTGGCCGGCTCCAGCGCGGCCTCGAGGCGCTTTTCATCCAGCTCCCGGTCACCGGGGATGAGCACACCGGCGAGCTGCGGGCCCGTCTGCTCACGGGGGTCGTTGACCTTAATCACCATGCACTTCAGGGTGTCCTTGGCGGCGGCGGGCTGGCCGTCGATAAGCACGCCCTCGCTCGTGGCCCACTCAACGAGCGCCTCAATGGTCTCGGAGCGCGGCGTGTCGTATTCCTTCGCCTCCGGCTGGCCCTCGATGGGCCGCGCCGGAGGGGCGACGGTGACCACGGCCTCGACGTTTGCGGCGTAGTCACCGGCAGTGGAGATGACGAAGGTGTCCTCGCCGTTGTCGGAGTAGGCGAGGAACTCTTCGGAAGCCGAGCCGCCCATCGCGCCGGAGGTGGCCTTGCAGATCTCGTAGCGGATTCCCACGCGGTCGAAAATCCGCTGGTAGGCGGCGCGGTGCTTGGCGTAGGACTCGTCGAGGCCGGCGTCGGACATGTCGAAGGAGTACGAGTCCTTCATCACAAACTCGCGCCCGCGCAGGATGCCCGCGCGCGGGCGCGCCTCGTCGCGGTACTTCGTCTGGATCTGGTACAGCGTCACCGGGAAGTCTTTGTACGAGGAGTACAGGTCCTTGACCGCGGTGGTGAACATCTCCTCGTGCGTCGGCCCGAGAAGCATGTCCGCGCCCTTGCGGTCCTTGAGCCGGAACAGGTCGTCGCCGTACTCGGCCCAGCGGTTCGTCGCCTCGTAGGGCTCGCGCGGAAGCAGTGCCGGAAACAGCAGCTCCTGGGCTCCCATCCGGTCCATCTCCTCGCGCACGACGCCCTCGATCTTGCGCAAGGTGCGCAGGCCCAGCGGCAGCCAGGAGTACACGCCGGGGGCCGCGCGGCGCACATAGCCGGCACGCACGAGAAGCTTGTGGGAGGGCACTTCGGCGTCCGCCGGATCTTCGCGCAACGTGCGCAGGAACAGCTCGGAAAGGCGTGTGATCATGCGCGTTATCTTAGCGCTAGGGTATTCGGCATGCTCATCCTCCTTCCCCCTTCCGAGACCAAGGCCGCCGGTGGGGACGCCGACCCCATGACGCTGTCCTTCCCCTCCCTCAACCCCATCCGGGAGGAGATCATGGACGACCTTGCCGCCCTCCCCGTCGACGAGATGATGAGCGCCCTGAAACTCCCCGCCTCCAAGCGCGCCGAGGCCGCCGAAAACCCCGCGCTGCGCCGGGCCCCGACCATGCCCGCCATCCACCGCTACACGGGCGTGCTTTACGACGCCCTCGCCCCCGCCTCACTCGCCCCCTCCGCCCTGTCCCGCCTCGCCATCGGCTCCGCCCTGTTCGGCGTGGTCCGCGCCACCGACCTGATCCCCCGCTACCGCCTATCCGGCGGATCCAAGCTGCCAGCCCGGGACGGTTCGGTGCCGACGATGAAGGCGCGCTGGGGCTCCTCCATCACCGCCGCCCTGACCGAGCTCGGGTTCATCGTGGACATGCGTTCCGGCGCTTACCTCTCCCTGGGCCCTGTCCCCGGCGCGGCGACCGTGCGGGTGGAAACCGAGGTGGACGGGGTGCGCAAAGTGGTCAGCCACTTCAACAAGCAGTACAAAGGCGAGCTGGCCCGAGAGCTGGCTTCGGGGCCGTCCTGCTCCTCCGTAGCTGAGGTCGCTGCGGCGGCCTCCTCCGCGGGATTCACCGTGGAAGTGGCCGGGGATCAGCTGACCCTGGTGGTGTAGAGCGCTTGGACAGGGCCGCCCTTACTTCCTCGACGAAGGTCGCCGGATTATTGAGCAGCTCCACCGGGCGGTAACGCATGATCCTGTAGCCCTGGTTTTCAATCCGCTTCTTCCTGTCGTTTTCCCTCTTGATCGTCTCGGCGGTGTCGCTGCCGTACTTGCCGTCGCCGTCGATCTCGATCAGTAGCCAGCCGTCAAGGGCCAGGTCCGCCCGGTAGCGCCCGACCCGCCACTGCGGACGCGGGTCCAGGCCGGCCTCGATCAGCAACGCGCGGGCGAGGGATTCGAACGGGGACTCCGACAGCGCCGTGGCGTGCCGGAGGCAGCGCCGGACCGTCCCCACTGCCTTGAACCGGCCCATCCGGCGGATCTCCCGCTCGATGTCAGCCTTGTCTCCGCCAACCCGGAGCAGCCAGTCGCACGCGATCAGTCCCTCCGCAAAACCGTGGAGCCGGGCGATGTCGATCGCGGTACGGATCATCCGGGTGGCCCGGTACCCGTCCGCGTCGTATGTCTCCCGCTCGTGCAGGTTGAAGTAGTACGCCTTGTACCCGGGGTTTTTCCGGACGGACGGCCCGACCTTGGCCCCGGGCATGGTCACTTCCACCTTCTCCTCGGTCAGGGCCACCACCCACATTCCCGCCACGCGGGCGGCGGAGCGCCCGATCAGCACCGTCTTTGTGTTATTCCGCCCGGCCGCGCAGGCCAACAACAGCCGCCGCTCGTGGCCAGGCAGCGCCTGCCACAATTGCGTTGGGTAAAACAGCTGCGGCGATATCGGGGTGAGCTCTTCCCCGTACTCACCTGCAAAAACGTGGCCGTAGGTGAGCCGCCGGGTGTCGATGATCCCTCCGTAGAGCTCCAGCCGCCGCGCTCGCTCCCGCGCCACCTCTGCCTGGTTCCTCCGGTCTATGCCCATACCGGTTTAGACGGTGCCCGCGGTGTTCCGGTTCCGGTCCTGCCCCAAACCCCGACTTTGGCCTAAACCCCGACTTCCACACCCCGATTGATCGCCGCACGTCGTTGTGCCCGCTGGAGGCGACGGCGATAAGTCGGGGTGTGGAAGTCGGGGTTTAGCGGCACGCGCCCCATCGAGAGGGATTTATCAATTTATCAATCCGCGCGGCCCCGCGGCGCTACACTGCAACCATGCGCAACCCGTACCGCCCCACCTTCGGCGCCAGCCCCCGCGTGTGGGCCGGCCGCGAGGCCGTCCTGACGGAGTTCGGCCGCGCCCTCGACAACGGCCCGGGCGACCCGCACCGCAGCATCGTCGTCTCCGGTTCCAGGGGCATCGGCAAAACGGTGCTGCTCACGGAGCTCGAGGACATCGCGGCCGCCCGCGGATGGGTCGTCCTGCGCGCCTCAGGGCGCGAGGGCATGGCGGAGGCTCTCACGAACTCGACCATTCCGGAGACGCTGGAGCGGCTGGACCCCCAACCGGAGCGGAAGGTGACGGGGGTTTCGGTGGCCGGTCTCGGTTCGATACGCGCTGAGCTCACCGACGACGCCCCGGCACCCCGCCTGATCACCCGGCTGCGGGAGCTGCTGCGGGGGATCCAGACCGGGGTGCTCATCACCATCGACGAAGTGCAGGACGCGGACCCGGACGACCTGGGTCAGATCGCCGTCGCCTACCAGGACCTCGTGCGCGACGACGCCGAAATCGCCCTGGCCATGGCCGGCCTCACCCGCGGCGTCAACCGCCTGCTGGACCTGCCCGGCGCGACCTTCCTCCGCCGGGCCCGCCATTACGAGCTTGGCCCGCTCACGCTTGACGACGCCACCCGCACCCTCACCCTCACCGCAGCCGAATCCGGGAAGGCCTTCACCGCGGACGCCGCCGCGGCAGCCGCCCGCTTCACGCGCGGCTACCCCTACCTGGTGCAGCTGATCGGCTACCTGGCCTGGGAAAACGCGGATGGGAACATTACCGCGGACGTGGTCGAGGCGGTGCGCCCGGAGGCCATCGACCGCCTCGGCACGCAGGTGCATCAGCCTTCGCTTCGCGACGTCCCTCCCCGCCAACGCGAATACCTCGACGCGCTGGCCCGCCTCGGCGGACACGACGTCGCCAGCGCCACGCTCGCCGAGGCACTGGGCCGACCCGTCACTAGCCTGAGCGACACCCGCGCCAAACTCATCGAACGGGACTTGATCACCCCGGCCGGCTGGGGCGCGGTTTCTTTTGCCCAGCCCTACCTGGGCGACTACATCCTTAACCACCGCGGCCCCCGGCGCGTCAGCTAGCGCGCAGCACTGTGTAGCGGCGGTTGCGGGTGACTTCCCGGACGTCGGTGAAGCGCTTCTCCACCTCGCCGCGGTAGCGCAGGTGGGAGTTGTGCACCATGTAGAGCGCGCCGCCGGGGGCGAGGAGGCGCCGGGCGGCGTCGAGAAGCGGCAGCGCGAGCGTCGCGTCGACGGTGGTCCCCTCGTGGAACGGGGGGTTGAGCGCGATGGTGTCGAAGGAGCCGGAGGCAAAACGCGAGCCGGCGTCGTCCCACGTCGCCTCCAGCCCGATGGCGCGGGCGGAGAGGACGGCGTCCGCCGAGGAATCCGTCGCCACGGCGCCGTCGAGCCCCCGGGAGACGGAGCCGTTGCCGCACCCGAGGTCGAGGAGGCGCCCGGTGTCGGCGGGCAGCGCCGAGCGCAGCAGCTCTCCCCCGTGGTCGGGGGCTGCGCCGGAGAAGACGCCGCCGATGGCGACGAGGCCGTCGCCCACCACCGGTTCGTAGGACACCGGCCGCGGGCCCGAAGCAACCAGGCAGCGGAACTTGCCCCGGCCGCGCGACGCCGCGACCGAGTCGAAGGACTCGGCGAGCACTGCGTTCATTGAGCGCGCCAGGTGCTTGTTGTTCGCTCCGAGGACCACGCGCACGGGGGAAAAGCCGGCACCCGCGATGGAGCGCGCGAGGTAGTCCAGGCGCGCGAGCGACTTCGGCATCTCCCCCACCGCCACCGCGGAGCCGGAGGAACCTGAGAGGAAAGAGTCCAGGCGCTTGTCGCCCGCGACCTCAACCCCCAGGGACGCCGCGCGGCGACAGCGGGTGTAGTCGCCGTCGAGGAGCACCACGCGCCTGCCCGAGGCGGCCGCCGCCGCGGCCAGGTCCCCCGTGGGGTCCTCGCACACCAGCACGGTCTCCGCGTCGGGGGAAGCGACGTCCAGGATGAGGCGATCAAGCGAGCGCAAGGCCGGCCACCTCCCCGATCACGTAGACGGCCGGGGAGGAAACGGACTCGCGCTGCATGACGTCGGCGAGCTCACCGAGGGTGCAGCGGTAGGAACGCTGGCGCCGGGTGTGGCCGTCCTGGATCACGGCGGCCGGGGTGGAGGCGGATAGCCCCCCGCCGACAAGCGCGTCCGTGATGGCGCGGACGTTGCGCACGCCCATGATCACCGCGATCGTCCCGCCGACGCGTGCCAGGGCGGGCCAGTCCACCAGCGAAGACGCGTGCCCGGGCGGCAGGTGCCCGGACACGACGGTGAACGAGTGCGTCACCCCGCGCTGGGTCACCGGCACGCCCGCGGCGGCCGGGACGGAGACGGCGCTGGTCACCCCCGGCACCACCTCGCACGTCAGACCGGCGGCGGCGCAGGCCTGCGCCTCCTCGAAGCCGCGGCCGAAGACGTAGGGGTCGCCGCCTTTGAGGCGCACCACGTCCCGGCCGGCCAGGGCGTTGTCGACGATGAGTTCGTTGATCCGCTCCTGGGCGACCTGTTTGCCGTAGGGCAGCTTGGAGACGTCGATAAGCACCGTGCCCGAGGTGTCGAGGAACTCCCCCAGCTCGGCGGCGGGGCCGAGGTGGTCGGTGAGGATGACGTCGGCGGCCTCGAGCGCGCGCAGCCCCCGAATGGTGAGCAGGTCCCAGTCGCCCGGGCCCCCTCCGACGAGCGTTACCTTCCCATGAGTCATAGGAATCAAGTCTAGGGTGGCAGCATGAACACCTCCGCACGGCCCACACTCAGCCACGCCTTCGCCGAGGCGCTTCCCGAGCTCGTCCGCGAGGCGCGCGGCGCGGACTTCCCCGAGCCGCGGCTCGTCGTCCTCAACGAGCCGCTCGCCCGCGAGCTCGGCCTCGACCCTGAGTGGTTGCGCACCCCGGAGGGCGCGGCCTGGCTCACCGGGGCCGGGGGCGGCCACGCCACCGCGTACGCCGGGCACCAGTTTGGCCAGTTCGTGCCCGTGCTTGGCGACGGCCGAGCCCTGCTCCTCGGAGACATCGGCGGCCGGGAGATCCAGCTGAAAGGCTCCGGCCCCACGCCCTTTTCGCGCCCCGGCTCTGACGGGTTCGGCGCCATCGGGCCGATGCTGCGCGAGTTCCTGGTCAGCGGGTTCATGCACGCGGTCGGCGTGCCCACCACGCGCTCCCTCGCCGTCGTGGATACCGGGGCGAAGGTCCTGCGGCAGCAGGGCGCGGTGCCCGGCGGGGTGCTGGCGCGGGTGGCGCGCTCGCACCTGCGGGTGGGCACGGTGCAGTACGCCGCCACCCACTCCGCGGCGCTGGTGAACAAGGTAGTGGCCGCGGCCGGCGCGGATGAACCCGGACAGCTGCTCGAGGCGGTGGTGGACCGCCAGATCGAGCTGGTCGTGCGCTGGATGCGCCTCGGCTTCGTCCACGGGGTGATGAACACCGACAACACCGCCCTATCGGGCGAAACCATCGACTACGGCCCGTGCGCGTTTACCGAGCGCTTCCTCGCCGGCGCGTCCTTCTCCTCGGTGGACACCGGCGGGCGCTACGCCTTCGGCAACCAGCCGAACGTGATCGCCTGGAACCTCACGCGCTTGGCGGAGGCGCTGTTGCCCGTCATGGAGCAGCCGGAGGCGGAGGCGATCCTGGCCACGCTGCAGCAGCGCTGGGACCACTACTGGGAGCGGCACTTCGCCGGGGCGGAGGGCATCGACGAGGCCGAAGACATCACCACCTTCAACCGCGAGCACGGCGGCGGGCCGATCTTCATCCCCCGCAACCGGATGCTCGACGCTGCCCTGACCGCCGCCGAGCGCGACGGGGACTACGGGCCGTACACCGAGCTCCTCGCAGCCGTGACGGACCCGTTCAACCCGGAAGCGGGCCCGTCGTGGATGGCCGAGCCCGAAGGTGACGAAGGCCCCTTCGTCACCTACTGCGGTACCTAGACCACAACGCGGCTCCTAGGCCTCGAGGCCGAGTGTCTTCTGGGTCCACTCCCACTGCTTCTGGAAGGCGTCGGCGTCGCGCTTGAGGGAAACGCCGTAGGTGGGGAACATCTCGTGCAGCTTGTCGGACCACTCGATCATGTGCTCGCCGAAGCAGCGCTCCAGAAGCTCCAGCATCGCGGCCGGGGTGATCGAGGCCCCTGGGGAGGCGCCGAGGATGCCGGCGATGGTGCCGTCCTGGTCGTTGACTAGGGCGGTGCCGAACTCGAGGGTGCCGAAGGTCGGGGCGGCGGCGGGCTTGATCACCTGAACGCGCTGGCCAGCCACGACGGTGTCCCAGTCCCTGCCGTTGGCCTCGGGGTAGTACTCGCGCAGCACGTCGAGGCGGCCCTCGAAGTCCTTGAACACCTCGGAGACGAGGTACTTCACCAGGTCGAGGTTGGTCGCGGCGACACCGAGGTAGGAGGGGATGTTGTCCGGGCGGATGGAGGTGAACAGGTCGAGGTAGGAGCCCTTCTTCAGGAACTTCGGGCTCCACCCGCCGTAGGGGCCGAACAGGAGGGACTGCTCGCCGTCGATGACGCGCAGGTCCAGGTGCGGCACGGACATCGGGGGCGCACCCACCTTGGCCTTGCCGTACACCTTCGCCTGGTGCTGGGCCACCAGGTCCTGGTTGGTGGTGCGCAGCCACAGGCCGGAGATCGGGAAGCCGGCGTAGCCGCGCACCTCCGGCACCCCTGCCTTGCGCAGCAGGTCGAGGGCGTAACCGCCCGCGCCGACGAAGACGAAGCGGGCAGAGACGACCTGCTTGTCGCCGGTGTGGACGTTGCGGACGGTGACCTTCCACGCGTTACCGTCACGCTTGATGTTGACCACCTCGTGGCCGTAGCGCACCACGGTGCCCTTGTCCTGGGCTGCGCCGATGAACTTCTTGGTCAGTGCGCCGTAGTTGATGTCTGTGCCCTCGTCGGTCCAGGAGATGGCGACGGGCTCCGCGTCGAAGTCGCGCCCGGCCGCCATGAGGGGCAGCTTCTCGGCGAACTCGGCCTGGTCGGAGGTGAACTTCATGTTCGGGAACATGTGGTTCGCCGAGAGCTTCTCGTAGCGGCGGCGCAGGTAGTCAATCTGGTCCTCGCCCTGGCCGAAGGAGACGTGCGGGACGGGGTTGATGAACTCCTGCGGGTCAGTCAGCTGGCCGCTTTCCACCTGGTGGGACCAGAACTGGCGGGCAAGCTGGAACTTCTCGTTGATCGTCATCGCCTTGGAGACGTCCACGCGGCCGTTCTTCTCCGGCGTGTAGTTCAGCTCGCACAGCGCGGAGTGGCCGGTACCCGCGTTGTTCAGCGCGTAGCTGGACTCCTCCGCGGCGCTATCCAGGCGCTCGAAGATCGCCTGGGACCAGTCCGGCTCCAGCTCCCTGAGCATCGCGCTCAGCGTGGCGCTCATGATGCCTGCGCCGATCAGCAGGACATCAACCTCGCCGCTAAAGTTCTTGCCTTGTTCTTCAGACATCCGTTCAACCCTTTTCGCTTAGTGTCAGTGCGGTCTCGGTGCTCATATTCTTGGGGCCGACCGGTTCGCGAGCGTCACGGGTG
This is a stretch of genomic DNA from Corynebacterium auris. It encodes these proteins:
- a CDS encoding protein adenylyltransferase SelO family protein, which codes for MNTSARPTLSHAFAEALPELVREARGADFPEPRLVVLNEPLARELGLDPEWLRTPEGAAWLTGAGGGHATAYAGHQFGQFVPVLGDGRALLLGDIGGREIQLKGSGPTPFSRPGSDGFGAIGPMLREFLVSGFMHAVGVPTTRSLAVVDTGAKVLRQQGAVPGGVLARVARSHLRVGTVQYAATHSAALVNKVVAAAGADEPGQLLEAVVDRQIELVVRWMRLGFVHGVMNTDNTALSGETIDYGPCAFTERFLAGASFSSVDTGGRYAFGNQPNVIAWNLTRLAEALLPVMEQPEAEAILATLQQRWDHYWERHFAGAEGIDEAEDITTFNREHGGGPIFIPRNRMLDAALTAAERDGDYGPYTELLAAVTDPFNPEAGPSWMAEPEGDEGPFVTYCGT
- the nusA gene encoding transcription termination factor NusA; this translates as MNIDMRALRTIEEQHGIGVQDLLTTIAEALLRAYRVNREAPAAENEKARIDIDTETGDVAVLLSTLDEDGVVVSEKDVTPVNFSRIGADAVRDAILRRMRQEEAGRVFSAYSGFEGTVVSGVVQRDVTAESRGIIVVQLGTEQDPQDGILLPAEQIPGERLKHGDRVKAYVVGVNKGERNVQVNLSRTHPELVRGLFALEVPEVADGAVEIVSIAREAGHRSKIAVRGTVKGINAKGACIGPRGARVSEVMRELGGEKIDIINYSEDPAQYVGNSLAPSKVVRVEVLDREAQQAKVTVPDYQLSLAIGKEGQNARLAARLTGWKIDIHSDAAD
- a CDS encoding class I SAM-dependent methyltransferase, with product MRSLDRLILDVASPDAETVLVCEDPTGDLAAAAAASGRRVVLLDGDYTRCRRAASLGVEVAGDKRLDSFLSGSSGSAVAVGEMPKSLARLDYLARSIAGAGFSPVRVVLGANNKHLARSMNAVLAESFDSVAASRGRGKFRCLVASGPRPVSYEPVVGDGLVAIGGVFSGAAPDHGGELLRSALPADTGRLLDLGCGNGSVSRGLDGAVATDSSADAVLSARAIGLEATWDDAGSRFASGSFDTIALNPPFHEGTTVDATLALPLLDAARRLLAPGGALYMVHNSHLRYRGEVEKRFTDVREVTRNRRYTVLRAS
- a CDS encoding DUF4439 domain-containing protein yields the protein MKFSRLAFVPLCLVLASCSLLGPRPNEEVTALARQAEADAAALGADPAAGLRAEQAEQLYAEVTRLCGTDEAGDAPESCAIERGPGEATGVSDAAALAAAAPTAGARAAKAVPAETVDLVVAQAIDATAAEPVDLPFLGVDTDADVDAARVQLAREHAFDYALGVALAFSDDATAERIAQLRDAASDRRAYLVRLLKETGEVPVSEPGYELPEAEPTDAASAAQLVERLNSTLVAQWRETAAAGASEPWITAAISLAAQAQRA
- the cobA gene encoding uroporphyrinogen-III C-methyltransferase, encoding MTHGKVTLVGGGPGDWDLLTIRGLRALEAADVILTDHLGPAAELGEFLDTSGTVLIDVSKLPYGKQVAQERINELIVDNALAGRDVVRLKGGDPYVFGRGFEEAQACAAAGLTCEVVPGVTSAVSVPAAAGVPVTQRGVTHSFTVVSGHLPPGHASSLVDWPALARVGGTIAVIMGVRNVRAITDALVGGGLSASTPAAVIQDGHTRRQRSYRCTLGELADVMQRESVSSPAVYVIGEVAGLALA
- a CDS encoding YaaA family protein; translated protein: MLILLPPSETKAAGGDADPMTLSFPSLNPIREEIMDDLAALPVDEMMSALKLPASKRAEAAENPALRRAPTMPAIHRYTGVLYDALAPASLAPSALSRLAIGSALFGVVRATDLIPRYRLSGGSKLPARDGSVPTMKARWGSSITAALTELGFIVDMRSGAYLSLGPVPGAATVRVETEVDGVRKVVSHFNKQYKGELARELASGPSCSSVAEVAAAASSAGFTVEVAGDQLTLVV
- a CDS encoding proline--tRNA ligase; this translates as MITRLSELFLRTLREDPADAEVPSHKLLVRAGYVRRAAPGVYSWLPLGLRTLRKIEGVVREEMDRMGAQELLFPALLPREPYEATNRWAEYGDDLFRLKDRKGADMLLGPTHEEMFTTAVKDLYSSYKDFPVTLYQIQTKYRDEARPRAGILRGREFVMKDSYSFDMSDAGLDESYAKHRAAYQRIFDRVGIRYEICKATSGAMGGSASEEFLAYSDNGEDTFVISTAGDYAANVEAVVTVAPPARPIEGQPEAKEYDTPRSETIEALVEWATSEGVLIDGQPAAAKDTLKCMVIKVNDPREQTGPQLAGVLIPGDRELDEKRLEAALEPATFELASEEDFAAHDFLVKGYVGPRALAANGVKVYADPRVVAGSSWITGADAPQRHVVGLVAGRDFEVDAYLEAAEIREGDPSPSGNGTVKLARGIELGHIFQLGRKYTEAMDVQILDENGKRATPTMGSYGIGVSRMMAVVAEQRHDEKGLVWPAAIAPYQVHVAVANKDAAALEAGERLVEELSAAGLEVLFDDRPKVSPGVKFKDAELLGMPYIVILGRSFAEGKVELRIRGGETLEVAAGQVVEKLRELLAG
- a CDS encoding ATP-binding protein — its product is MRNPYRPTFGASPRVWAGREAVLTEFGRALDNGPGDPHRSIVVSGSRGIGKTVLLTELEDIAAARGWVVLRASGREGMAEALTNSTIPETLERLDPQPERKVTGVSVAGLGSIRAELTDDAPAPRLITRLRELLRGIQTGVLITIDEVQDADPDDLGQIAVAYQDLVRDDAEIALAMAGLTRGVNRLLDLPGATFLRRARHYELGPLTLDDATRTLTLTAAESGKAFTADAAAAAARFTRGYPYLVQLIGYLAWENADGNITADVVEAVRPEAIDRLGTQVHQPSLRDVPPRQREYLDALARLGGHDVASATLAEALGRPVTSLSDTRAKLIERDLITPAGWGAVSFAQPYLGDYILNHRGPRRVS
- the rimP gene encoding ribosome maturation factor RimP codes for the protein MAFPGIETLTELIRPLAERRGMDIEEVRTVKAGKKSQVVVALDSDTRPTLDELEEVSNEISELFDAHEAAGELNFGAGYTLEVTTPGVDLPLTQPRHWRRNRGRKVKVGEATYRVGALDEEERTVVLIAPASGGPMVELRAVSDLAGAVVEVEFSNPPAGEIELAEQSFDEAASAASRGEGE
- a CDS encoding endonuclease domain-containing protein, encoding MGIDRRNQAEVARERARRLELYGGIIDTRRLTYGHVFAGEYGEELTPISPQLFYPTQLWQALPGHERRLLLACAAGRNNTKTVLIGRSAARVAGMWVVALTEEKVEVTMPGAKVGPSVRKNPGYKAYYFNLHERETYDADGYRATRMIRTAIDIARLHGFAEGLIACDWLLRVGGDKADIEREIRRMGRFKAVGTVRRCLRHATALSESPFESLARALLIEAGLDPRPQWRVGRYRADLALDGWLLIEIDGDGKYGSDTAETIKRENDRKKRIENQGYRIMRYRPVELLNNPATFVEEVRAALSKRSTPPGSADPRPLPR